Proteins from a genomic interval of Dermacentor variabilis isolate Ectoservices chromosome 8, ASM5094787v1, whole genome shotgun sequence:
- the LOC142589750 gene encoding ubiquitin-like protein NEDD8, translating into MLIKVKTLTGKEIEIDIEPTDRVERIKERVEEKEGIPPAQQRLIFSGKQMNDDKTAADYKVTGGSVLHLVLALRGGGVRRWCRQ; encoded by the coding sequence ATGCTGATCAAAGTGAAGACGCTGACCGGCAAGGAGATTGAGATCGACATCGAACCTACCGACCGCGTTGAACGCATCAAGGAGCGAGTGGAAGAGAAGGAAGGCATCCCCCCGGCCCAGCAGCGGCTCATCTTCAGCGGCAAGCAGATGAACGATGACAAGACTGCGGCCGACTACAAGGTCACGGGTGGCTCGGTGCTTCACCTGGTGCTGGCGCTGCGGGGTGGCGGAGTAAGGAGATGGTGTCGCCAGTAA
- the thoc6 gene encoding THO complex subunit 6 produces MENLRKYYTVIYAQCFSPCNKYLVAASSYGEIAVFVASNFLSGDDEEHSREPFYKFAAHSGSIFALVMCDHFLISGASGEIFAWNWDKLKRRSAEKCWALSIPQGESIVQPEVNALVLSGKDSEQRLLIAGCGDNKIYVWDIETRVLLSTLARHTDYVHDLALASNNTQLYSAGEDGAVLCWDVRSLQREVFHIEPFKQEELQRPRFGKWIGCVALDAGDEWLLCGGGPDLCIWHVSTSSPATPLTDLARPAHVAHFYDDMVVAGGGEPNLYHWDFSGQLKAKIDTSASSLYSVVFHLDPPHKGLCAAGSSCKIEVCTNFLYRDFSLHF; encoded by the coding sequence ATGGAAAACTTGCGGAAGTATTACACAGTGATATATGCCCAGTGTTTTTCCCCTTGCAACAAGTACCTCGTGGCAGCGAGTAGTTACGGGGAGATTGCGGTCTTCGTAGCCTCCAACTTCTTGTCCGGCGATGACGAGGAACATTCCAGGGAGCCCTTCTACAAATTCGCGGCGCACTCGGGCAGTATTTTCGCCCTGGTCATGTGCGACCACTTCTTGATCAGCGGAGCCAGCGGAGAGATATTTGCCTGGAACTGGGACAAGCTGAAGAGGAGGTCGGCCGAGAAGTGCTGGGCCCTCAGCATACCGCAGGGGGAAAGCATCGTCCAACCCGAAGTGAACGCCCTGGTTCTCTCCGGTAAAGACTCGGAGCAGAGGCTTCTCATCGCCGGCTGCGGAGACAACAAAATTTACGTCTGGGACATCGAGACGAGGGTGCTGCTGTCGACGCTCGCGAGACACACGGACTACGTTCACGACCTCGCTCTGGCGTCGAACAACACCCAGCTGTACTCTgcgggcgaggacggcgccgtcCTGTGCTGGGACGTGCGAAGCCTTCAGCGCGAGGTGTTCCACATCGAACCGTTCAAGCAGGAGGAACTGCAGCGTCCGCGTTTCGGCAAGTGGATTGGCTGCGTCGCGCTGGACGCAGGCGACGAGTGGCTCCTGTGTGGCGGCGGCCCCGACCTGTGCATCTGGCACGTCTCCACGTCGTCGCCTGCGACGCCGCTGACCGATCTCGCGAGGCCCGCGCACGTGGCCCACTTCTACGACGACATGGTGGTCGCGGGCGGGGGCGAGCCGAACCTCTACCACTGGGACTTCAGCGGTCAGCTCAAGGCGAAGATCGACACGTCGGCGTCGAGCTTGTACAGCGTCGTCTTTCACCTCGACCCCCCGCACAAGGGACTCTGTGCGGCAGGTTCGAGCTGCAAAATCGAAGTGTGCACAAATTTTCTCTACCGGGACTTCTCTTTGCACTTCTAG